One window from the genome of Butyrivibrio proteoclasticus B316 encodes:
- a CDS encoding DUF2157 domain-containing protein has product MGQIEELENELSSIQAQVNNIQASLNKTRSMVSLIKQSQSSHVAQLQTQSRYMQQKQQPQQAQPQSQFNPQYQQVNPQPQIQQTPYQQVPTTPQYRQVQPQAQAQPQYQNVHPQYQQANQPYNQTQPRPAQATQYQQPVYRTVQPQQSNNRQVVVQPGAYNHAGSKPNTSESAESWIGKHLMSIMASVLIFVALILFASLIIPYLSDGIKITLMFTVSLGLSAFAYFMHRKKPDNTFYTALLACGIGCSYISILVTRISFEAIGDIGMYVLMLVWGIAVLFLARKENWLFQIISNAGFVISSIMAFGIDSEKLILPLLAYLIIMGGAHQFIFWKNSLQRKLQFGVNLAILAQYTAVLRVHFDGGAAYIIAFVIMSILALAAFLYFTFGDFICEKASSPYFALAGAATLAITYYGLMNGLGAPDMARVCGLLVIGVLAEVAMIMTDRKNPDNEDALFSLIWISIWFSIVAIIAFNYVETYYNTGIVYLLLAPLALWGIKSGNKCYKWQAFALAAVFALIEMWGGMTLIFSIMAFAYTVLVFVIEAFILNNTKELKLSYYIFTMVNLLIMMNAICGKYEIADDYRLVLMSVPAGLLNAAMMLIHFDRDNSGESDLSILKLLNAFNIIGMITGLYDMLSSDNAIAIGISLVFTVTLASINLKHHMEGKGEEKLYAGIKYGIILITALFCYDAKGYIASVVILAYAIVCIIIGFSKRFGAKELRVYGLILSMICVVKFIMIDTTYENTLGHALSFLISGILCFAISAIYNHFAKQDLTEDNNTADRSSSGQL; this is encoded by the coding sequence ATGGGACAAATAGAAGAGTTGGAAAATGAGCTCAGTAGTATTCAGGCTCAGGTCAATAACATCCAGGCCAGCTTAAATAAGACCCGAAGCATGGTAAGTCTTATCAAGCAAAGCCAGAGTTCTCACGTGGCACAACTGCAAACGCAGTCGCGTTATATGCAACAAAAACAACAACCGCAGCAGGCTCAGCCACAATCTCAGTTTAATCCGCAGTATCAGCAGGTTAATCCACAGCCGCAGATACAACAGACACCGTATCAGCAGGTGCCAACAACACCGCAGTACAGACAAGTACAGCCGCAGGCTCAGGCACAGCCTCAGTACCAAAATGTACATCCGCAGTATCAACAGGCTAATCAGCCATATAACCAGACTCAGCCGAGGCCTGCACAGGCAACACAATATCAGCAGCCTGTTTACAGAACTGTTCAACCGCAGCAGTCTAATAACAGACAGGTTGTAGTACAGCCCGGAGCATATAATCACGCCGGCAGCAAGCCAAATACTTCAGAAAGTGCTGAATCCTGGATTGGTAAACATCTTATGAGCATTATGGCAAGTGTTCTTATTTTTGTCGCTCTTATCCTGTTTGCCAGCCTCATCATTCCTTATCTAAGTGATGGAATCAAGATTACTTTGATGTTTACCGTAAGCCTTGGGCTTTCAGCCTTTGCATATTTCATGCACAGGAAAAAACCCGACAATACTTTCTATACTGCACTTTTAGCTTGTGGAATCGGGTGTAGTTACATCTCTATTCTCGTTACCAGAATATCCTTTGAAGCTATTGGCGATATAGGAATGTATGTGCTTATGCTCGTATGGGGTATTGCAGTTCTTTTCCTTGCAAGAAAAGAGAATTGGCTGTTCCAGATCATCAGCAACGCCGGTTTTGTCATTTCTTCTATTATGGCATTCGGAATTGATAGTGAAAAACTCATCCTCCCCCTTCTGGCATATTTGATCATTATGGGTGGTGCTCATCAGTTTATTTTCTGGAAAAATAGTCTGCAACGTAAGCTTCAGTTTGGCGTTAACCTCGCCATTTTGGCTCAATATACAGCTGTACTAAGAGTTCATTTTGATGGCGGAGCAGCATATATAATAGCATTTGTTATTATGAGTATTCTTGCTTTGGCTGCATTTTTGTACTTTACATTTGGAGACTTTATCTGTGAAAAGGCTTCAAGTCCATATTTTGCTTTAGCCGGTGCCGCTACTCTGGCAATAACTTATTATGGACTTATGAATGGTTTAGGTGCTCCTGACATGGCAAGAGTTTGTGGTTTGCTTGTTATAGGTGTACTTGCAGAAGTTGCAATGATAATGACCGACCGTAAGAATCCTGATAATGAAGACGCATTGTTCAGTTTGATATGGATCAGTATATGGTTTTCGATCGTAGCAATAATTGCCTTTAACTATGTCGAAACATATTATAATACAGGCATTGTTTATCTGCTGCTTGCACCACTTGCTCTTTGGGGAATCAAATCCGGCAACAAATGCTACAAATGGCAGGCATTTGCTTTAGCTGCTGTTTTTGCCCTTATTGAAATGTGGGGCGGAATGACCTTGATATTCAGTATCATGGCCTTTGCTTATACAGTTCTTGTATTTGTAATCGAAGCCTTTATTTTGAACAATACCAAAGAGCTCAAGCTATCCTACTATATATTTACCATGGTCAACCTTCTCATTATGATGAACGCTATTTGTGGAAAATATGAGATTGCTGACGATTACAGACTGGTTCTGATGTCAGTTCCTGCAGGCCTTCTGAATGCAGCCATGATGTTAATACACTTTGACAGGGACAATAGTGGAGAGAGCGATTTGAGCATATTAAAGCTCCTCAACGCCTTTAATATCATTGGGATGATTACCGGCCTTTATGATATGCTTTCATCAGATAACGCTATCGCAATTGGAATCAGCCTTGTATTCACAGTTACTCTTGCAAGCATTAATCTTAAGCATCATATGGAGGGCAAGGGCGAAGAGAAGCTTTATGCAGGAATCAAATATGGAATTATACTTATTACTGCGCTATTCTGCTATGATGCAAAGGGTTACATTGCGAGCGTCGTGATCCTTGCATACGCTATAGTTTGTATCATCATAGGATTCAGCAAAAGATTTGGGGCCAAGGAACTCCGTGTTTACGGACTTATCCTGTCTATGATCTGTGTTGTTAAATTCATTATGATCGATACAACCTATGAGAACACACTTGGACATGCACTCAGCTTCCTTATCAGCGGTATTCTCTGCTTTGCAATAAGTGCTATCTACAATCACTTTGCCAAACAGGATTTAACCGAAGATAATAACACAGCAGATCGCTCAAGCAGTGGTCAGCTGTAA
- a CDS encoding ABC transporter substrate-binding protein → MNKFAKLAMGLLLSVAMIAGCGSSSIQKDNGEETAEEKNLITIGFSQLGAESDWRSANTVSMQSAFVPEEGYNLIYKNGQQKQVNQITAIRTFIQQEVDYIVLAPVTESGWDSVLGEARDAGIPVILVDRRVDVPDKNLYSCWVGSDFELEGRKMAAWIQKYTETIGMKADELHIVNIQGTIGSTAQIGRTRGLANAARENGWDLMAEVTGDFTETKGREVMSGLLKRFDNINVVYCENDNEAIGAIDAIEAAGKKAGPNIKNGEIMVVSFDGVNKEALDYAKEGKISCIAECNPLHGPRVKALVEMLVEGMKPDKFNYVDEKLFSSIDDVTEVEIDGVVYPVQDIGE, encoded by the coding sequence ATGAATAAATTTGCTAAGTTAGCGATGGGGCTGCTCCTGTCAGTGGCAATGATAGCCGGTTGCGGGAGCAGTAGCATTCAGAAGGATAATGGTGAAGAGACAGCCGAAGAAAAGAACCTTATAACAATAGGTTTTTCTCAGTTAGGGGCTGAATCTGACTGGAGAAGTGCAAATACAGTATCGATGCAGTCCGCCTTTGTACCTGAGGAAGGTTATAACCTCATTTACAAGAACGGTCAGCAGAAGCAGGTTAATCAGATCACTGCTATCAGGACGTTTATACAGCAGGAAGTGGACTATATTGTCCTGGCACCTGTTACAGAGAGCGGCTGGGATTCTGTTCTGGGAGAGGCAAGGGATGCAGGAATTCCGGTAATACTGGTTGACAGAAGGGTAGATGTTCCGGATAAAAATCTGTATTCCTGCTGGGTCGGATCTGATTTTGAGCTGGAAGGGCGCAAAATGGCGGCCTGGATACAGAAATATACAGAGACCATCGGTATGAAAGCTGATGAGCTGCATATTGTAAATATTCAGGGGACAATTGGATCAACTGCACAGATCGGCCGAACAAGAGGACTTGCTAATGCAGCCAGAGAAAACGGCTGGGATCTGATGGCGGAGGTTACCGGAGATTTTACCGAGACCAAGGGCAGAGAGGTAATGTCAGGTCTTTTGAAGCGCTTTGATAATATCAATGTTGTCTATTGTGAGAATGATAATGAGGCGATCGGTGCAATTGATGCGATTGAGGCGGCAGGAAAAAAGGCAGGGCCCAATATCAAAAACGGCGAGATCATGGTAGTTTCCTTTGACGGAGTCAATAAAGAGGCGCTTGATTATGCCAAGGAAGGAAAAATATCCTGCATAGCTGAGTGCAATCCGCTTCATGGCCCAAGAGTAAAGGCACTTGTTGAGATGCTTGTTGAGGGAATGAAACCTGATAAGTTCAACTATGTTGACGAAAAGCTTTTTAGTTCTATTGATGATGTGACAGAAGTTGAAATAGACGGCGTCGTATATCCTGTACAGGATATTGGGGAATAA
- a CDS encoding beta-mannosidase, with product MITRYLHDNWEMRRTDQDKWYKATVPGTVYTDLLDNGLMEDPYYRDNEDKALRLMDYDYEYRMNFALPKGDELMDCDEVLLKFEMLDTVADIYLNGNLVDSVCNMHRTFEYGVKDSLKAQNELRIVFHSPNAFIKKEFENDPVLGSEDCSKGFPKLRKAHYMFGWDWGPRLPDAGIMRPVSLVGVKKARLYDVYVIQDHEDGKVTLTVDHKYRAAHCAFESATDYRNLLNKCITTVTVTDPEGKEIATNVGAPYSIAIENPQLWWPNGYGKQPLYTVRVELKDSEGELLDVWEKRIGLRTMTISREKDEYGEEFCHVVNGIKIFAMGADYIPQDNILSRVNKERTRQLLQHCADSHFNCIRVWGGGYYPEDDFYDICDELGLVVWQDLMFACAVYRLTEDFEKNIIEEVSQNVERLRHHASLGLWCGNNEMELFVGQEHWGAKFTLKSDYVKMYEYLFPKLLKTLDPQTYYWPASPSSGGGFDDPNDESRGDAHYWEVWHGNQPFTAYRQFHFRYLSEFGFQSFPSVKTIETFTEPEDRNIFSYVMEKHQRNNAANGKIMNYMSQTFLYPESLEELVYYSQLLQAEAIRYGVEHFRRNRGRCMGTVYWQLNDCWPVASWASIDYEGRWKALQYYAKRFFAPILISCEEKGYLDQRVSVNDEADPIKKSIRLNVQNETMDSHELEVRWQLRNSKAAVIEEGAENITVEPLSTKWFEEKDMDQADLHENYVSYQVLENGDVISEGTVLFCPPKHFKFADPELKVTVEGDEIVVSAEAYAKSIEIRNDNDDLLLSDNYFDLNAGTKRVRILGGKPEGIRVRSVGIRL from the coding sequence ATGATTACAAGGTATTTGCATGATAATTGGGAAATGCGTAGAACAGACCAGGATAAGTGGTATAAGGCAACTGTTCCCGGGACTGTATATACGGACCTGCTTGATAATGGATTGATGGAAGATCCATATTACAGAGATAATGAGGACAAGGCTCTAAGACTCATGGACTATGATTATGAGTACCGCATGAACTTTGCGCTGCCAAAGGGTGATGAGCTTATGGACTGCGATGAAGTCCTGCTCAAATTTGAGATGCTTGATACCGTTGCAGATATTTATCTGAACGGTAATCTGGTGGACAGTGTATGTAATATGCACAGGACATTTGAATATGGTGTAAAAGACAGTTTAAAGGCCCAAAATGAGCTTAGAATTGTTTTCCACTCTCCTAATGCCTTTATTAAAAAAGAATTCGAAAATGACCCCGTTCTTGGCTCTGAGGACTGTTCCAAGGGATTTCCAAAGCTTCGTAAGGCTCATTACATGTTTGGATGGGATTGGGGCCCAAGACTGCCCGATGCAGGCATCATGAGACCGGTAAGCCTTGTCGGAGTGAAAAAGGCAAGACTATATGATGTATATGTTATACAGGATCATGAGGACGGCAAGGTCACACTTACAGTGGATCATAAGTACAGGGCTGCGCATTGTGCCTTTGAGTCTGCAACTGATTACCGTAATTTATTGAATAAATGCATAACAACTGTTACTGTTACTGATCCTGAGGGAAAAGAGATTGCTACTAATGTAGGCGCTCCATATAGCATAGCTATTGAGAATCCTCAGCTGTGGTGGCCAAACGGATATGGCAAACAGCCTCTTTATACAGTAAGAGTTGAACTTAAGGATAGTGAAGGTGAACTCCTTGATGTTTGGGAGAAGAGAATAGGTCTTAGGACAATGACTATCTCCAGAGAAAAGGATGAATATGGCGAGGAATTCTGTCATGTAGTAAATGGCATTAAGATATTCGCCATGGGTGCTGATTATATTCCACAGGACAATATCCTTAGCAGAGTTAATAAGGAACGTACAAGGCAGCTCTTGCAGCACTGCGCAGATTCACATTTTAACTGCATAAGAGTATGGGGCGGCGGATACTATCCGGAAGATGATTTCTATGATATCTGCGATGAACTTGGACTTGTAGTTTGGCAGGATCTTATGTTTGCCTGCGCTGTATACAGGCTTACAGAAGATTTCGAGAAGAATATTATTGAAGAAGTTTCCCAGAATGTTGAGAGACTCCGTCATCATGCGAGTCTTGGCCTATGGTGCGGCAATAACGAAATGGAGCTCTTTGTGGGACAGGAGCATTGGGGAGCTAAGTTTACGCTCAAATCTGACTATGTCAAAATGTACGAATATCTTTTCCCTAAGCTTCTAAAGACTTTGGATCCACAGACTTATTATTGGCCTGCAAGCCCTTCATCAGGCGGAGGATTTGATGATCCTAACGATGAGAGCAGAGGAGATGCCCATTACTGGGAAGTTTGGCATGGTAATCAGCCATTTACAGCATATCGTCAGTTCCATTTCAGATATCTGTCAGAGTTTGGTTTCCAGTCATTCCCTTCAGTCAAGACGATTGAGACTTTCACCGAGCCGGAAGATCGCAATATCTTTTCCTATGTGATGGAGAAGCATCAGCGTAACAACGCAGCTAACGGTAAGATCATGAACTATATGAGCCAGACATTCCTTTATCCTGAAAGTCTTGAGGAACTGGTATATTATTCACAGCTATTACAGGCAGAAGCTATCAGATATGGGGTTGAACATTTCCGCAGGAATAGAGGCAGATGTATGGGAACGGTATACTGGCAGCTCAACGATTGCTGGCCGGTAGCTTCCTGGGCTTCAATTGATTATGAGGGCAGGTGGAAGGCTCTTCAGTATTATGCCAAGAGGTTTTTTGCTCCAATCCTCATATCCTGCGAGGAGAAAGGCTATCTTGACCAGAGAGTAAGCGTTAATGACGAAGCTGATCCAATCAAAAAGTCCATTAGGCTTAATGTTCAGAATGAAACTATGGACAGCCATGAACTTGAGGTCAGATGGCAGCTGAGAAATTCAAAAGCAGCTGTTATTGAAGAAGGTGCAGAAAACATCACAGTAGAGCCTTTATCTACTAAATGGTTTGAAGAAAAAGATATGGACCAGGCTGATCTTCATGAGAATTATGTGAGCTATCAGGTTCTTGAAAATGGCGATGTTATATCAGAGGGAACAGTTCTTTTCTGCCCTCCTAAGCACTTCAAGTTTGCTGATCCTGAGCTCAAGGTAACTGTTGAAGGCGATGAAATTGTAGTCTCAGCAGAGGCCTATGCTAAGAGCATAGAGATTAGAAATGATAATGATGATCTCTTGTTGTCAGATAATTACTTTGACCTTAATGCCGGTACTAAGAGAGTGCGTATACTTGGCGGAAAACCTGAAGGAATAAGGGTTAGATCTGTAGGAATCAGACTATAA
- a CDS encoding response regulator yields the protein MKRKILIADDTTFMREMLKSALDPEKYQIIGEATDGVQAVEFYKEKNPDLMILDINMPKMNGIDALTEVIKYDSKANVIMCSDQKYENMIVMAIKRGAKDFVIKPFTASDVITAVNKVFDNADE from the coding sequence ATGAAAAGAAAAATTCTGATAGCTGATGATACGACCTTTATGAGAGAAATGCTGAAATCTGCGCTTGATCCGGAAAAATACCAGATCATCGGAGAGGCTACAGATGGGGTTCAGGCTGTTGAATTCTATAAGGAAAAGAATCCTGACCTTATGATCCTGGATATCAATATGCCTAAAATGAATGGAATTGATGCGCTAACAGAAGTTATCAAGTATGATTCCAAGGCAAATGTTATCATGTGCTCTGATCAGAAGTATGAGAACATGATCGTTATGGCAATTAAAAGAGGAGCCAAGGATTTTGTGATCAAACCTTTTACAGCTTCCGATGTGATCACTGCGGTTAATAAAGTGTTCGACAATGCAGATGAGTAA
- a CDS encoding ABC transporter permease subunit: protein MKKTSEKGSIFTRINDTNLLLIITIVIFFAMYLGAIIFQGGGFTKPQMFFNILNANAALIITSVGLSIVMISGGIDISVGGVVALVSMCCAVYLDKHNGSILGSVCIALGIGLLYGLVQGFLVAYLDIQPFIVSLAGMFFARGMTTIVNTAPFNVENPEFVALKDTKIVVPGLGSYSRKGVFIPAYVEIGLIVALVIVILLFVVLRWTKLGRSFYAVGGNKQSALMLGINVKRTKFLSHVICSLLAGIAGYVYFLHVGSGSASHAMGMEMNAIASSIIGGTMLTGGVGNLIGTFFGVLSLCTIQNIVASAGLDDAWWTGITIAAMLCIFLIIQSVVMVQKQKALKG from the coding sequence ATGAAAAAGACAAGTGAAAAAGGCAGTATATTTACAAGGATAAATGACACGAATCTCCTTCTGATCATTACGATAGTAATATTCTTTGCAATGTATTTAGGAGCAATTATTTTCCAGGGAGGCGGTTTTACCAAGCCTCAGATGTTTTTTAACATCCTGAATGCTAATGCGGCTCTTATCATTACGTCAGTAGGGCTCAGCATAGTAATGATATCAGGTGGTATTGATATCTCGGTTGGCGGCGTTGTGGCGCTTGTATCTATGTGCTGCGCTGTATACCTTGATAAACATAATGGAAGCATTCTTGGTTCGGTATGTATCGCACTCGGTATTGGACTATTATACGGACTGGTTCAGGGATTTTTGGTTGCATACCTTGATATTCAGCCATTTATCGTATCGCTTGCCGGTATGTTTTTTGCAAGAGGTATGACAACTATCGTTAATACAGCACCATTTAACGTAGAAAATCCTGAGTTTGTAGCACTCAAGGATACAAAGATAGTTGTTCCGGGCCTTGGATCATACAGCAGAAAAGGGGTATTTATTCCTGCTTATGTTGAAATTGGATTGATTGTAGCCCTGGTAATTGTGATATTATTGTTTGTAGTGCTTCGCTGGACCAAGCTTGGACGTAGCTTTTATGCAGTAGGCGGCAACAAACAGAGCGCACTTATGCTGGGCATCAATGTTAAGAGAACTAAGTTCCTGTCACATGTTATTTGTAGTCTTCTGGCCGGAATTGCAGGATATGTATATTTCCTTCATGTAGGTTCAGGATCTGCAAGCCATGCAATGGGTATGGAAATGAATGCGATTGCATCTTCAATTATTGGCGGAACAATGCTTACAGGTGGTGTAGGTAATCTGATCGGAACATTTTTCGGAGTATTGTCGCTGTGTACGATCCAGAATATTGTTGCATCAGCAGGACTTGATGATGCATGGTGGACTGGAATTACTATTGCGGCTATGTTGTGTATTTTCCTTATCATCCAGAGTGTTGTAATGGTTCAGAAGCAAAAAGCATTAAAGGGTTAG
- a CDS encoding phosphoribosyltransferase family protein, which translates to MQNYNKIEYSGHSDVILRITPGHFVTPHSHVNYYMDLCDTKARMKEARATGEALAEMYLASDVIDTILCLNGMEVVGAYMADKLTQAGIISMNSHKTMYITEPETNVNSQMMFRENNKHMIDGKKVLILIDSVTTGGTLQAALDSVRFYKGEAVGISAVFSIATQIENTPIRALFTKRDFPEYASYSHDNCPLCKSGVPVDAICNGFGYSTV; encoded by the coding sequence ATGCAGAATTACAATAAGATTGAGTATTCAGGACACAGTGATGTTATTCTCAGAATTACACCCGGACACTTTGTAACACCACATTCTCATGTAAACTACTACATGGATCTGTGTGATACCAAGGCCAGAATGAAGGAAGCAAGAGCGACAGGAGAGGCACTTGCGGAAATGTATCTGGCTTCTGATGTTATTGACACTATTCTGTGTCTGAATGGCATGGAAGTTGTAGGGGCATATATGGCTGATAAGCTGACACAGGCCGGCATTATCTCCATGAATTCACATAAGACAATGTACATTACTGAACCGGAAACTAATGTTAACAGTCAGATGATGTTCAGAGAGAATAATAAGCACATGATTGATGGTAAAAAAGTGCTGATTCTCATTGACTCTGTCACTACAGGAGGAACTCTTCAGGCTGCGCTTGATTCTGTAAGATTCTACAAAGGAGAGGCTGTTGGGATATCAGCCGTATTCTCTATTGCTACTCAGATTGAGAATACTCCTATCAGAGCTCTTTTCACTAAGAGAGATTTTCCTGAGTATGCAAGCTACAGTCATGATAATTGCCCGCTTTGCAAGTCAGGAGTTCCTGTTGATGCTATTTGTAACGGATTTGGGTACTCAACTGTTTAA
- a CDS encoding helix-turn-helix domain-containing protein codes for MGKRSIRENKNIYFESREEAGLTRAQASELIGTISESRLEKMETGKTAIYPEDVVDMAAAYKKPELCNYYCTHECRIGQESVPEVKAASLSEIVLGMLSALNSLDRQKDRLIDITADGEITEDELPDFVRIQEQLDQIDLTVESLKLWMASTIAEGKIDKKVLKEATDKYRIKK; via the coding sequence ATGGGAAAAAGATCAATCAGAGAAAATAAGAACATTTACTTCGAGAGCCGCGAGGAAGCAGGACTTACCAGAGCACAGGCCAGTGAACTCATCGGAACTATCAGCGAGAGCCGACTTGAAAAAATGGAAACCGGCAAGACTGCCATTTATCCTGAGGATGTTGTTGATATGGCCGCAGCCTACAAGAAGCCCGAGCTTTGTAACTATTATTGCACGCACGAATGCAGGATTGGCCAGGAATCCGTTCCAGAAGTCAAGGCTGCTTCTCTTTCAGAAATAGTTTTGGGAATGCTTTCTGCACTTAATTCTCTCGATAGACAGAAAGACCGTCTCATCGACATTACAGCTGATGGCGAAATTACTGAGGATGAGCTTCCTGATTTTGTCAGGATCCAGGAACAGCTTGATCAGATCGATCTTACTGTAGAATCACTCAAGCTCTGGATGGCCAGCACAATTGCCGAAGGCAAGATAGACAAGAAGGTTTTAAAGGAAGCGACAGACAAATACCGCATCAAAAAATAA